One stretch of Cytophagales bacterium DNA includes these proteins:
- the uvrC gene encoding excinuclease ABC subunit UvrC, whose amino-acid sequence MSMLELPLTSKLPNNPGIYKFFDKNNSLIYIGKAKDIRKRVSSYFSSLKGGKRGVNWKTQKLINQIDHVEYTIVDNEFDAFLLENNLIKKHQPKYNIQLKDDKSYPYICVTNERFPRVFSFRNIHIKPPNGTFYGPYSSVRTMNTILELINSIYQLRTCKYNLSEQNVKKKKYKVCLEYHIGNCKGPCEGLQSEKEYNEHILQIKSILRGHFTKALSFLKSQMQKAAKEFKFEKAQQYKEKLELLNKYQSRSLVVNQKIYDLDVFTIISNQRFAYINYLKVVKGRIVNTKTIEVKKKLNETDAEILAFVIIETITPAPFLDHQINKDESQEKYFSNEIITNIPVEIPVSSPKRGDKKKLIELSLKNACFFQNEKQQNRSTGNDQTKILKKLQKDLRLKSLPTHIECFDNSNIHGKNAVASMVCFKNGTPSKKDFRHFNIKSVTTPDDVASMKEIVYRRYNSPPNSPPNRRNGETEKRGRQVTDSSIHRFTDSGGYRGAVPQLIIIDGGKGQLNAATEALKSLELYGQIAIIGIAKKLEKIYFPGDNIALHIDKRSETLKLIQKIRNEAHRFAIQFHRKKRSKTQISPSLIKIDGIGDKSMEKLLARFKSPKKIKQASLEELVEIVGWQKAGLVKERLF is encoded by the coding sequence ATGTCAATGCTTGAACTACCACTAACAAGTAAACTACCCAACAACCCCGGCATTTATAAATTCTTCGACAAAAATAATTCGCTTATCTATATTGGAAAAGCAAAAGATATTCGGAAAAGAGTTAGCAGCTATTTTTCCTCCCTTAAGGGGGGAAAGAGGGGGGTAAATTGGAAAACACAAAAGCTTATAAATCAAATTGATCACGTAGAATACACGATTGTTGATAACGAATTTGATGCCTTTTTACTTGAAAATAATTTAATAAAAAAACACCAGCCCAAATATAATATCCAATTAAAAGATGATAAATCTTATCCATATATTTGCGTTACCAATGAGCGATTCCCCCGTGTATTTTCATTTAGAAACATCCATATCAAACCTCCCAATGGCACTTTTTATGGCCCCTATTCAAGTGTTCGTACAATGAATACTATATTGGAATTAATTAATAGTATCTATCAACTAAGGACGTGTAAATACAATCTATCAGAACAAAATGTTAAAAAAAAGAAATATAAAGTATGCCTTGAATATCACATAGGCAATTGCAAAGGACCATGCGAAGGGCTGCAATCAGAAAAAGAATATAATGAACATATATTACAGATTAAGAGCATTTTGAGAGGTCATTTTACAAAGGCATTATCTTTTTTAAAATCTCAAATGCAGAAAGCAGCAAAGGAATTTAAATTTGAAAAAGCTCAGCAATATAAAGAAAAACTAGAGCTGCTCAATAAATACCAGAGCAGATCTCTTGTTGTAAATCAGAAAATATATGACCTTGATGTATTCACCATCATATCAAATCAAAGATTCGCATACATTAATTATTTAAAGGTAGTTAAGGGCAGGATAGTTAATACCAAAACAATTGAAGTAAAGAAAAAGCTTAATGAAACAGATGCTGAAATCCTAGCTTTTGTAATTATTGAAACCATTACACCTGCTCCCTTCTTAGATCATCAAATAAATAAAGATGAAAGTCAGGAAAAGTATTTTTCTAATGAGATCATAACAAATATTCCAGTTGAAATACCAGTCAGTTCCCCCAAAAGAGGGGATAAGAAAAAACTAATTGAACTGTCACTGAAAAATGCCTGTTTTTTTCAAAATGAAAAACAACAAAACAGGTCAACCGGAAATGATCAAACCAAGATATTAAAAAAATTACAAAAAGACCTGAGACTCAAATCCCTTCCCACCCATATTGAATGCTTTGACAATTCAAATATTCATGGGAAAAATGCAGTGGCTTCAATGGTATGCTTCAAAAATGGCACGCCATCAAAAAAAGACTTCAGGCATTTTAATATCAAATCTGTCACGACCCCTGATGATGTTGCTTCAATGAAAGAAATTGTCTATAGAAGATACAACAGCCCCCCTAACAGCCCCCCGAATCGGAGAAACGGAGAAACGGAGAAACGGGGGAGGCAAGTCACCGATTCATCGATTCACCGATTCACCGATTCGGGGGGATATAGGGGGGCTGTTCCACAACTTATCATTATTGATGGCGGAAAGGGACAATTAAATGCAGCAACAGAAGCATTAAAAAGTCTGGAGTTATACGGACAAATAGCTATTATTGGTATCGCAAAAAAATTAGAAAAAATATACTTTCCCGGAGACAATATCGCGCTGCACATTGATAAAAGGTCTGAAACCCTGAAATTGATCCAAAAAATACGCAATGAAGCACACAGATTTGCTATTCAATTTCACAGAAAAAAAAGAAGTAAAACACAAATATCACCATCACTTATTAAAATTGATGGTATAGGGGATAAAAGTATGGAAAAACTGCTTGCAAGATTCAAATCACCAAAAAAGATCAAACAAGCGTCTTTGGAAGAATTAGTTGAAATAGTGGGGTGGCAAAAAGCAGGTTTGGTTAAAGAGAGATTATTTTAG
- the gldN gene encoding gliding motility protein GldN, whose protein sequence is MKKLSFLFVFISGAIAISIAQEDDNGYNPLSTDPIHESDIMYQKSIVRRLRLDEKQNLPFFAKNAEISRIIMDAVKQEKLIPYASDSCVTTMTKEEFLKKIKDERLGGTGEDTLFGGDEDDDWGDPDQEGPATETVSDEYYPKDIFILDIREDVIFDKERSRMYYDILAFTMVVPAGNTLKGFDVSVASFKYKDLIDIFRQDERAVWHNAFNDAEQYNFADAIKLRLFSSYITKVSNPKDEVLSDIFGGELGGIRASKAELYKLFEYEHNLWEF, encoded by the coding sequence ATGAAAAAGTTAAGCTTTTTATTCGTCTTTATCTCCGGAGCAATTGCAATAAGCATAGCCCAGGAAGATGACAACGGTTATAATCCGTTGTCAACAGATCCTATTCATGAATCTGATATTATGTATCAAAAATCGATCGTCCGAAGGCTCAGGTTAGATGAAAAACAGAATCTCCCATTTTTCGCTAAAAACGCTGAAATTTCAAGGATCATTATGGATGCTGTAAAGCAGGAAAAATTGATCCCTTACGCGAGCGATTCATGTGTCACCACGATGACCAAAGAGGAGTTTCTTAAAAAAATCAAAGATGAGAGATTGGGAGGTACAGGGGAAGATACCTTGTTTGGCGGAGATGAGGATGACGATTGGGGCGATCCTGACCAGGAGGGACCTGCTACAGAGACCGTCTCAGATGAATACTACCCTAAAGACATTTTCATTTTGGATATAAGAGAAGATGTAATCTTTGACAAAGAGCGGTCACGTATGTATTATGATATATTGGCTTTCACGATGGTGGTTCCAGCTGGGAATACTTTAAAAGGTTTTGATGTGTCTGTGGCGTCATTTAAATACAAAGACCTGATTGATATTTTCAGGCAAGATGAGCGTGCTGTATGGCATAACGCTTTTAATGATGCAGAGCAATATAATTTTGCCGATGCCATTAAGCTGCGATTATTTAGCTCCTATATCACAAAAGTATCTAATCCTAAAGATGAGGTATTGTCTGATATATTTGGTGGTGAATTGGGGGGTATTAGAGCTTCAAAAGCGGAGTTGTATAAATTATTTGAGTATGAGCATAATCTTTGGGAATTCTAG
- the gldM gene encoding gliding motility protein GldM, which produces MGGEKLSPRQQMIGMMYLVLTALLALQISAAIINKFIFLNKGLEAANDSHVFAAENVRHKMRLAVEKSGNRAPDVAVLEAAKFVSVESNKIIRRMNWWKTELIEACGGESPPGSGVPENKAEDEQVHHIMIGSAENGYTGDAKEAGHAYELKELLDGYLSFIKSIVDDPEVQAIPGLALSAEEDPIWKNDADQTGKDFAYLAFSKTPVAAALAVLSQKQAEVSSLEELVMNYFAEQVGAADLKFDLIRPMVKPESRIVAAGTKYKAQMFLAASTSGMKPEMKYMGKDVVVDAMGMGEIEFRATGGRYDKEGKIKKKWKGTITLRGMVDTTFMIEEEYIVAQPVIQIQSQSVSALYLNCGNKLRVLVPALGQSYRPSYGVTGGKAIRGSRKGEVTIVPNAKKVILRVSSSGTYIGKEEFKVIGIPLPDIVVYIGKRTVDRKKGVNAPGPRTLIVKAEAEKNFKAFLPDDARYRIVKWVAFLARGRRPVTTINCTSSKCNISEIASNAKPGDRIVIDVKKVQRLNFKSKIEEVIMPSNETIFNIPIQ; this is translated from the coding sequence ATGGGAGGTGAAAAACTATCACCGAGACAACAAATGATCGGGATGATGTACCTGGTGCTTACTGCATTGCTTGCATTGCAGATTAGCGCAGCCATCATCAATAAGTTTATATTCCTGAATAAGGGACTTGAAGCAGCGAATGATAGTCACGTTTTTGCTGCTGAAAACGTTAGGCACAAAATGCGCCTGGCGGTTGAAAAGTCAGGAAACAGGGCTCCTGATGTCGCTGTATTAGAAGCTGCAAAGTTTGTTAGTGTAGAATCTAACAAGATAATAAGGAGAATGAACTGGTGGAAAACTGAGCTGATAGAAGCATGCGGTGGAGAATCACCGCCTGGATCTGGAGTTCCTGAAAATAAAGCAGAAGATGAGCAAGTGCATCATATTATGATAGGATCGGCTGAAAATGGATATACAGGGGATGCAAAAGAGGCCGGCCATGCTTATGAGCTTAAGGAATTACTGGATGGTTACTTATCTTTTATCAAATCCATTGTAGATGATCCGGAGGTGCAAGCCATTCCGGGACTGGCGCTTAGCGCTGAAGAAGATCCTATCTGGAAGAATGACGCTGATCAAACAGGTAAAGATTTTGCTTACCTGGCTTTTTCTAAAACACCAGTAGCTGCTGCACTTGCTGTGCTAAGCCAGAAACAGGCAGAGGTTAGTTCCCTTGAAGAATTGGTAATGAATTACTTCGCAGAGCAGGTAGGCGCTGCTGATCTAAAGTTTGATCTTATCAGGCCCATGGTGAAGCCCGAATCAAGAATTGTGGCTGCGGGAACAAAATATAAGGCACAAATGTTTCTTGCTGCTTCAACTTCCGGCATGAAACCGGAAATGAAGTATATGGGTAAAGATGTAGTGGTAGATGCCATGGGAATGGGGGAGATAGAATTCCGGGCTACGGGCGGCCGCTACGATAAAGAAGGAAAGATCAAAAAAAAGTGGAAAGGTACAATTACGTTACGTGGTATGGTGGATACAACTTTTATGATTGAAGAAGAGTATATTGTAGCCCAGCCGGTGATCCAGATCCAGTCTCAGTCTGTGTCGGCACTTTATTTGAACTGTGGTAATAAACTGAGGGTATTGGTTCCTGCATTGGGTCAGTCATACAGACCGAGTTACGGAGTTACGGGAGGTAAAGCGATAAGGGGATCAAGGAAAGGAGAGGTTACTATTGTTCCAAATGCTAAAAAGGTTATTCTGAGAGTATCAAGCAGCGGAACTTATATTGGCAAAGAAGAGTTTAAGGTCATTGGAATACCTTTACCGGATATTGTCGTTTATATTGGAAAGAGAACCGTAGATAGGAAAAAAGGTGTTAATGCACCAGGTCCCAGAACGCTCATAGTTAAAGCAGAAGCCGAGAAGAATTTTAAGGCTTTTCTTCCTGACGATGCACGTTACAGAATTGTGAAGTGGGTAGCATTTCTGGCAAGAGGAAGAAGGCCGGTGACTACAATAAATTGTACATCTTCTAAATGTAATATATCTGAAATTGCGAGTAATGCAAAACCTGGCGACAGGATTGTAATAGATGTCAAAAAGGTTCAAAGATTGAATTTCAAGAGTAAGATAGAAGAAGTTATAATGCCAAGTAATGAAACAATTTTTAATATTCCTATTCAATAA